The following proteins are co-located in the Vigna unguiculata cultivar IT97K-499-35 chromosome 9, ASM411807v1, whole genome shotgun sequence genome:
- the LOC114162869 gene encoding transcription factor MYB3-like, with translation METNNCCEKQGAWSSDEDQILFNYVQLTGEGNWTDLPQRAGLKRCGENCKHRWLNYLKPTIPRENFSWDEQELIIRLHKLLGNRWCMIAGRLPGRSEDEIKNYWNTYLSKKVEEEKKVGSRSVKSRSMSSVESPWFSQNDLAMNSMDSPNPVIVRPKVVRLAKAVLPRLVGS, from the exons ATGGAAACCAACAACTGTTGTGAAAAACAAGGAGCATGGTCCTCCGATGAAGACCAAATCCTCTTCAACTATGTTCAACTCACCGGAGAAGGAAATTGGACAGACCTTCCCCAAAGAGCTG GGTTGAAACGATGTGGTGAGAATTGCAAACATCGATGGCTGAACTATCTCAAACCAACCATCCCCAGAGAGAACTTTTCTTGGGATGAACAAGAACTCATCATCAGACTGCATAAACTCTTGGGAAATAG ATGGTGTATGATTGCAGGAAGATTACCAGGACGGAGTGAAGATGAGATAAAGAATTACTGGAATACTTATTTGAGCAAGAAGgtagaagaagagaagaaggttGGGAGCAGAAGTGTGAAAAGTAGAAGTATGTCAAGTGTTGAATCTCCATGGTTCTCTCAAAATGACCTTGCTATGAATTCCATGGACTCTCCAAACCCTGTGATAGTTAGACCTAAAGTTGTTAGGTTAGCCAAGGCTGTGCTGCCAAGACTGGTAGGTAGCTAA